One stretch of Prunus persica cultivar Lovell chromosome G1, Prunus_persica_NCBIv2, whole genome shotgun sequence DNA includes these proteins:
- the LOC18792701 gene encoding disease resistance-like protein CSA1 isoform X2 translates to MDERKAYKASSSSSLSSSSKRWEYHIFLSFRGEDTRNGFTSHLHKALESRGYDVFMDEDDLQVGQVIKPELLQAIEKSKISVIVFSTRYADSSWCLDELVKIMECRRTLNQIVLPIFYKVDPSDVRKQTGTLASDFQKHTIRHKDEVVKEWRKALTEAADLCAGVLEDRNEAKFIEAFIENNIVGRLSTTPLPVAAYPVGVDSRVHDMISYLLGGGSQDVVVIGIWGMGGLGKTTAAKAIYNRIKDKFEAHGFLGDIRDTANRHGLIYLQKLLLAEINKKPTKFHISCVDGGMGMIKEELGRKRVLVIIDDVDEKEQLEAIVGNGDWFGSGSRIIITTRDKHFLDVLHVNKTFTVPEMNPDEGLELFCRHAFQKGCPNKRYLELSKKVVFYSGGLPLALKVLGSFLVERTIAEWESQLEELEGIPPKDILKKLRISYDSLDHIEKCIFLDISCFFIGINKDQVRKILDGCGFKAEIKISVLLQKCLVTVNEENQLTMHDLLRDMGRAISQEGDPEDRSRLWLSPEDLTDVLEDKSGTKVERLALNLRSSEKASFGTEAFSKMRKLKLLQLNYAELTGEYKFLSKNLRWLCWHGFLLDSIPGDFDLRSLVAMDLQFSKLKIVWKDCKLLEKLTIINLSHSHDLTTSPDFSKVPNLEELILECTSLSDVHESIGDLKRLALVNLEHCKMLKDLPLNLYRSKSIETLLLNGCSSFENLAEGLGDMVSLRTLEADDTAVTKIPSSIVKLKNLRSLSLCGLERLTGFLPHSYLRSTGFLPPLLDGLNSLRKLALANCSLTDDELPKDLGSLSSLEHLDCGQNSFCRLPSLSGLSKLEYLCLNDCRKLREIPELPTNLKVLRGFGCTALETMPDFSEMSSIRELYLSDSSKLTEIPGLDKSLNSVTRIHMEGCTNLTTNFRNKILQGWTSCGFGGIYLEGLYGIPKWFFLVGNEYNEVDFEVPQIFSWDLKGLTLCCVYSSDNPKPKDGLGIMVRNVTQGTTLHTWPAIASVKTDSKPEDDYLWQGQLSNDMLSLQVGDKVLLSVFATVDFVIVKKAAVNLEWDKVMKENMHDSDPHLYDLSRAPDEAGPSQVEPLRELVLASCNFDIDLSKKIEKAGSTDVGMIGIWGMGGIGKTALAKTIYNEFERIFEGRSFLANAREVIAHQPTAGLVGLLEQLLNDILKSKDPIKVDSVEVGIDMIRARLRRKRALVIIDDADDLQQLKAIAGARDWFGPGSRIVITTRNKHLLEQVGVDSMYMAEEMDEKEALELWHAFESGYPNQEYLDLSKRVIRYCQGLPLALKVFGSFLKKRTTAEWESHLEKLERSPPDGDIQKIFRISFDSLPDDTTREIFLDISCFFIGMDKDYVTQILDGCGFYATIRIRVLIERCLVTVSEQNELMMHDLLRDMGREIVRKNAHGHPEKFSRLWKREDVTDVLSDEFGTKKIAGVALHLDKKWHGHWHSFRDLTRFSAQAFANMKKLRLLHLSGVELTGEYKDFPKELIWLCWKYFPLESIPDDFPTQPKLVALDLQYSNLKIVWKDCKLHHNLKILNLSGSRQLTKSPDFSKFPNLEKLILKGCGNLFKVHSSIGDLGRLSLVNLEDCKMLRDLPLNFYKSKSIETLILNGCSRFHNLADGLGDMVSLTILKADNTRIRQIPSSIVKLKKLRILSLSGCSLTEQLLAIPDLPKNLCVLKANGCRELETIPDFSEMSNMRELYLCDSFKLTEVPGLDKSLNSMTRIHMEGCTNLTADFRNNILQGWTSSGFGGIYIYKAKGREW, encoded by the exons ATGGATGAGAGGAAAGCCTATAAAGCCTCCTCTTCATCCTCACTATCCTCCTCATCAAAACGTTGGGAGTACCACATATTCTTGAGCTTCAGAGGTGAAGACACGCGCAATGGCTTCACGTCCCACCTTCACAAGGCATTAGAAAGCAGGGGATACGATGTTTTTATGGACGAGGACGATCTACAAGTAGGGCAAGTTATAAAACCAGAACTGTTGCAGGCAATCGAAAAGTCCAAGATCTCTGTAATTGTCTTCTCAACGAGGTATGCAGATTCCAGTTGGTGTCTTGATGAGCTGGTGAAGATCATGGAGTGTAGAAGAACACTGAATCAAATCGTTTTGCCAATATTCTACAAGGTGGATCCTTCAGACGTCAGGAAACAGACTGGTACTTTGGCATCTGATTTTCAGAAACATACCATCCGACATAAAGATGAGGTGGTAAAGGAGTGGAGAAAGGCTCTTACTGAAGCAGCGGATTTGTGTGCCGGGGTTCTCGAAGACAG GAATGAAGCAAAGTTTATCGAGGCATTTATTGAGAATAATATTGTCGGACGGCTTTCCACAACTCCCCTACCAGTAGCCGCTTACCCGGTTGGAGTCGACTCTCGTGTACATGATATGATCAGTTATCTTTTAGGTGGTGGATCACAAGATGTTGTCGTGATTGGAATTTGGGGGATGGGCGGACTGGGCAAAACAACAGCTGCGAAGGCTATTTATAATCGAATTAAGGATAAATTCGAAGCTCATGGTTTCCTTGGAGACATTAGGGACACTGCAAATAGACATGGTCTTATTTATTTGCAAAAACTACTTCTTGCTGAAATCAACAAGAAACCGACCAAATTTCACATAAGTTGTGTTGATGGAGGGATGGGTATGATAAAAGAAGAACTTGGACGTAAAAGGGTACTTGTAATTATCGACGATGTAGATGAAAAGGAGCAACTCGAAGCGATAGTTGGAAATGGTGATTGGTTTGGCTCTGGAAGTAGAATTATAATAACTACTAGAGATAAACATTTTCTAGACGTACTTCATGTGAATAAAACTTTCACGGTTCCAGAAATGAATCCAGATGAAGGTCTTGAGCTCTTTTGTCGGCATGCCTTTCAAAAAGGTTGTCCTAATAAACGATATCTTGAACTCTCGAAAAAGGTAGTTTTTTATAGTGGAGGTTTGCCACTGGCACTTAAAGTTTTAGGCTCTTTCTTGGTTGAAAGAACCATAGCAGAGTGGGAAAGCCAATTGGAGGAATTGGAAGGAATCCCTCCTAAAGATATTCTAAAAAAACTGAGAATAAGCTATGACAGTCTAGATCATATCGAGAAGTGTATATTCCTTGATATATCTTGTTTCTTCATTGGAATAAACAAAGACCAGGTCAGAAAAATATTAGATGGATGTGGCTTTAAAGCAGAAATAAAAATCAGTGTCCTCCTTCAGAAGTGCCTTGTAACTGTTAATGAAGAGAACCAGCTAACGATGCATGATCTACTTCGAGACATGGGCAGAGCAATCTCTCAAGAAGGTGACCCAGAAGACCGGAGTAGATTGTGGCTCAGCCCTGAAGATTTGACAGATGTATTGGAAGACAAATCT GGAACTAAAGTTGAAAGACTTGCTCTAAATCTGCGAAGCTCGGAAAAGGCTAGTTTCGGTACTGAAGCATTTAGCAAAATGAGAAAACTGAAATTGCTCCAGCTCAACTATGCAGAGCTCACGGGAGAGTACAAATTTCTTTCCAAAAATTTAAGATGGTTGTGCTGGCATGGATTCCTTCTAGATTCGATACCAGGCGACTTTGATCTAAGAAGCCTAGTTGCTATGGACCTGCAGTTTAGCAAACTCAAAATAGTTTGGAAGGATTGCAAG ttgcttgagaagttgacAATCATTAATCTGAGTCATTCTCATGATCTAACAACATCACCAGACTTTTCAAAAGTCCCAAATCTCGAGGAGTTGATATTGGAATGTACGAGTTTGTCTGATGTCCATGAATCTATTGGTGATCTCAAAAGACTTGCTTTGGTAAATCTTGAACACTGCAAAATGCTTAAAGATCTCCCACTGAATTTATATAGATCCAAGTCTATTGAAACTCTTCTACTTAATGGTTGTTCAAGCTTTGAAAACTTGGCTGAGGGCTTAGGGGACATGGTATCATTGAGAACTCTGGAAGCAGACGATACAGCTGTGACAAAAATACCATCTTCCATAGTAAAATTGAAGAACCTGAGATCTTTATCTCTATGTGGTTTGGAACGGTTAACTGGCTTTTTGCCCCATTCTTACCTGAGATCAACTGGTTTTTTGCCCCCTTTGTTAGATGGCTTAAACTCTTTAAGAAAATTAGCTCTTGCAAACTGCAGTTTAACTGATGATGAACTCCCTAAGGATCTCGGGAGCCTAAGTTCGTTAGAACATTTAGATTGTGGACAAAATTCTTTTTGTAGACTGCCAAGCCTAAGTGGTCTTTCAAAGCTggaatatttatgtttaaatgACTGCAGAAAACTTCGTGAAATCCCAGAATTACCGACAAATCTGAAAGTTCTGAGAGGGTTTGGCTGCACAGCATTGGAAACAATGCCAGATTTTTCAGAAATGTCAAGTATAAGAGAACTGTATTTATCTGATTCGTCCAAACTCACTGAGATTCCTGGCCTGGATAAGTCATTAAACTCCGTGACAAGGATTCATATGGAAGGCTGCACCAATCTCACCAccaatttcagaaataaaatcctacag GGATGGACTTCTTGCGGATTTGGAGGCATTTATCTTGAAGGATTATATGGTATTCCTAAGTGGTTCTTCTTGGTCGGTAATGAGTACAATGAAGTGGATTTTGAAGTGCCCCAAATTTTCAGTTGGGATTTAAAAGGGTTAACGTTGTGTTGCGTTTACTCTTCAGacaacccaaaaccaaaagatGGTCTTGGCATTATGGTTAGAAATGTAACGCAGGGAACTACTTTGCACACCTGGCCAGCAATTGCCTCGGTAAAAACAGACAGTAAACCTGAAGATGATTATCTTTGGCAGGGACAACTATCGAACGATATGCTCAGTTTGCAAGTTGGGGATAAAGTCTTGCTTTCTGTATTTGCTACAGTTGATTTTGTGATAGTGAAGAAAGCAGCGGTCAATCTAGAATGGGACAAAGTTATGAAGGAAAATATGCATGATTCGGATCCTCATCTATATGATTTGTCGAGAGCTCCAGATGAGGCAGGACCAAGCCAAGTCGAACCATTGAGAGAATTAGTTCTCGCAAGCTGCAATTTTGATATTGatttatctaaaaaaattgaaaaagcaGGTTCTACAGATGTTGGCATGATTGGTATTTGGGGGATGGGCGGCATTGGAAAAACAGCGCTTGCCAAAACCATTTATAACGAATTTGAACGTATCTTTGAAGGTAGGAGTTTCCTTGCAAACGCGAGGGAAGTAATTGCACACCAACCCACTGCTGGTCTAGTTGGTTTGCTAGAACAACTTCTAAATGATATCTTGAAAAGCAAGGACCCCATAAAGGTTGATTCTGTTGAGGTAGGGATCGATATGATAAGAGCAAGACTTCGCCGTAAAAGAGCACTAGTCATAATTGACGATGCAGATGATCTACAGCAACTAAAAGCAATAGCTGGAGCTCGTGATTGGTTTGGTCCTGGAAGTAGAATTGTTATAACAACAAGAAATAAACATTTGCTAGAGCAAGTTGGAGTCGATAGCATGTATATGGCTGAAGAAATGGATGAAAAAGAAGCTCTAGAGCTTTGGCATGCCTTCGAAAGTGGTTATCCTAATCAAGAATATCTTGACCTCTCAAAACGTGTAATTCGTTACTGTCAAGGTTTGCCACTAGCACTTAAAGTTTTTGGGTCTTTTCTGAAGAAAAGAACCACAGCAGAGTGGGAAAGCCATTTGGAGAAATTGGAAAGAAGTCCTCCTGATGGAGATATTCAAAAAATATTCAGAATAAGCTTTGACAGCCTACCTGATGATACAACGAGAGAGATATTCCTTGATATATCTTGTTTCTTTATAGGAATGGACAAGGACTATGTAACACAAATATTGGATGGATGTGGCTTTTATGCAACGATACGAATCAGGGTTCTCATCGAACGGTGCCTTGTAACTGTTAGTGAGCAAAACGAGCTAATGATGCATGATTTGCTTCGAGACATGGGAAGAGAGATCGTTCGTAAAAATGCCCACGGTcaccctgaaaaatttagcaGATTGTGGAAACGTGAAGACGTAACAGATGTATTGAGCGATGAATTT GGaactaaaaaaattgcagGGGTTGCTCTACATTTGGATAAGAAATGGCATGGGCATTGGCATTCGTTTCGAGATTTGACTAGATTCAGTGCACAAGCATTTGCCAACATGAAAAAACTGAGGTTACTCCACCTCAGCGGAGTAGAGCTCACTGGAGAGTACAAAGATTTTCCCAAAGAGTTAATATGGTTGTGCTGGAAATATTTTCCTTTAGAGTCCATACCAGATGACTTTCCTACGCAACCAAAACTAGTTGCTTTAGACCTGCAGTATAGCAACCTCAAAATAGTTTGGAAGGATTGCAAG TTGCATCATAATTTGAAAATCCTTAATCTCAGTGGTTCCCGTCAGCTAACAAAATCACCAGACttttcaaaattcccaaaTCTCGAGAAGTTGATATTGAAAGGTTGTGGCAACTTATTTAAGGTTCACTCATCTATTGGGGATCTTGGAAGACTTTCTTTGGTAAATCTTGAAGACTGCAAAATGCTAAGGGATCTCCCactgaatttctataaatccAAGTCTATTGAAACTCTTATACTGAATGGTTGTTCAAGATTTCATAACTTGGCTGATGGCTTAGGGGACATGGTATCATTGACAATTTTGAAAGCAGATAACACGCGCATCAGACAAATTCCATCTTCCATAgtaaaattgaagaagttgAGAATTTTATCTCTATCTG GCTGCAGTTTAACTGA ACAACTTCTTGCAATCCCAGATTTACCGAAGAATTTGTGTGTTCTGAAAGCAAATGGCTGCCGAGAATTGGAAACAATTCCAGATTTTTCAGAAATGTCGAATATGAGAGAATTGTATCTCTGTGATTCGTTCAAACTCACTGAGGTTCCAGGCTTGGATAAGTCATTAAACTCCATGACAAGGATTCATATGGAAGGCTGCACCAATCTGACTGCCGATTTTAGGAACAACATCCTCCAG GGATGGACGTCTTCCGGATTTGGtggaatctatatatataaagcaaaaggcagagaatggtga
- the LOC18792701 gene encoding disease resistance-like protein CSA1 isoform X1, with amino-acid sequence MDERKAYKASSSSSLSSSSKRWEYHIFLSFRGEDTRNGFTSHLHKALESRGYDVFMDEDDLQVGQVIKPELLQAIEKSKISVIVFSTRYADSSWCLDELVKIMECRRTLNQIVLPIFYKVDPSDVRKQTGTLASDFQKHTIRHKDEVVKEWRKALTEAADLCAGVLEDRNEAKFIEAFIENNIVGRLSTTPLPVAAYPVGVDSRVHDMISYLLGGGSQDVVVIGIWGMGGLGKTTAAKAIYNRIKDKFEAHGFLGDIRDTANRHGLIYLQKLLLAEINKKPTKFHISCVDGGMGMIKEELGRKRVLVIIDDVDEKEQLEAIVGNGDWFGSGSRIIITTRDKHFLDVLHVNKTFTVPEMNPDEGLELFCRHAFQKGCPNKRYLELSKKVVFYSGGLPLALKVLGSFLVERTIAEWESQLEELEGIPPKDILKKLRISYDSLDHIEKCIFLDISCFFIGINKDQVRKILDGCGFKAEIKISVLLQKCLVTVNEENQLTMHDLLRDMGRAISQEGDPEDRSRLWLSPEDLTDVLEDKSGTKVERLALNLRSSEKASFGTEAFSKMRKLKLLQLNYAELTGEYKFLSKNLRWLCWHGFLLDSIPGDFDLRSLVAMDLQFSKLKIVWKDCKLLEKLTIINLSHSHDLTTSPDFSKVPNLEELILECTSLSDVHESIGDLKRLALVNLEHCKMLKDLPLNLYRSKSIETLLLNGCSSFENLAEGLGDMVSLRTLEADDTAVTKIPSSIVKLKNLRSLSLCGLERLTGFLPHSYLRSTGFLPPLLDGLNSLRKLALANCSLTDDELPKDLGSLSSLEHLDCGQNSFCRLPSLSGLSKLEYLCLNDCRKLREIPELPTNLKVLRGFGCTALETMPDFSEMSSIRELYLSDSSKLTEIPGLDKSLNSVTRIHMEGCTNLTTNFRNKILQGWTSCGFGGIYLEGLYGIPKWFFLVGNEYNEVDFEVPQIFSWDLKGLTLCCVYSSDNPKPKDGLGIMVRNVTQGTTLHTWPAIASVKTDSKPEDDYLWQGQLSNDMLSLQVGDKVLLSVFATVDFVIVKKAAVNLEWDKVMKENMHDSDPHLYDLSRAPDEAGPSQVEPLRELVLASCNFDIDLSKKIEKAGSTDVGMIGIWGMGGIGKTALAKTIYNEFERIFEGRSFLANAREVIAHQPTAGLVGLLEQLLNDILKSKDPIKVDSVEVGIDMIRARLRRKRALVIIDDADDLQQLKAIAGARDWFGPGSRIVITTRNKHLLEQVGVDSMYMAEEMDEKEALELWHAFESGYPNQEYLDLSKRVIRYCQGLPLALKVFGSFLKKRTTAEWESHLEKLERSPPDGDIQKIFRISFDSLPDDTTREIFLDISCFFIGMDKDYVTQILDGCGFYATIRIRVLIERCLVTVSEQNELMMHDLLRDMGREIVRKNAHGHPEKFSRLWKREDVTDVLSDEFGTKKIAGVALHLDKKWHGHWHSFRDLTRFSAQAFANMKKLRLLHLSGVELTGEYKDFPKELIWLCWKYFPLESIPDDFPTQPKLVALDLQYSNLKIVWKDCKLHHNLKILNLSGSRQLTKSPDFSKFPNLEKLILKGCGNLFKVHSSIGDLGRLSLVNLEDCKMLRDLPLNFYKSKSIETLILNGCSRFHNLADGLGDMVSLTILKADNTRIRQIPSSIVKLKKLRILSLSGCSLTEYVIPEDLCSLISLEDLLLANNYFRSLPSLAGLSKLKVLCLNACRQLLAIPDLPKNLCVLKANGCRELETIPDFSEMSNMRELYLCDSFKLTEVPGLDKSLNSMTRIHMEGCTNLTADFRNNILQGWTSSGFGGIYIYKAKGREW; translated from the exons ATGGATGAGAGGAAAGCCTATAAAGCCTCCTCTTCATCCTCACTATCCTCCTCATCAAAACGTTGGGAGTACCACATATTCTTGAGCTTCAGAGGTGAAGACACGCGCAATGGCTTCACGTCCCACCTTCACAAGGCATTAGAAAGCAGGGGATACGATGTTTTTATGGACGAGGACGATCTACAAGTAGGGCAAGTTATAAAACCAGAACTGTTGCAGGCAATCGAAAAGTCCAAGATCTCTGTAATTGTCTTCTCAACGAGGTATGCAGATTCCAGTTGGTGTCTTGATGAGCTGGTGAAGATCATGGAGTGTAGAAGAACACTGAATCAAATCGTTTTGCCAATATTCTACAAGGTGGATCCTTCAGACGTCAGGAAACAGACTGGTACTTTGGCATCTGATTTTCAGAAACATACCATCCGACATAAAGATGAGGTGGTAAAGGAGTGGAGAAAGGCTCTTACTGAAGCAGCGGATTTGTGTGCCGGGGTTCTCGAAGACAG GAATGAAGCAAAGTTTATCGAGGCATTTATTGAGAATAATATTGTCGGACGGCTTTCCACAACTCCCCTACCAGTAGCCGCTTACCCGGTTGGAGTCGACTCTCGTGTACATGATATGATCAGTTATCTTTTAGGTGGTGGATCACAAGATGTTGTCGTGATTGGAATTTGGGGGATGGGCGGACTGGGCAAAACAACAGCTGCGAAGGCTATTTATAATCGAATTAAGGATAAATTCGAAGCTCATGGTTTCCTTGGAGACATTAGGGACACTGCAAATAGACATGGTCTTATTTATTTGCAAAAACTACTTCTTGCTGAAATCAACAAGAAACCGACCAAATTTCACATAAGTTGTGTTGATGGAGGGATGGGTATGATAAAAGAAGAACTTGGACGTAAAAGGGTACTTGTAATTATCGACGATGTAGATGAAAAGGAGCAACTCGAAGCGATAGTTGGAAATGGTGATTGGTTTGGCTCTGGAAGTAGAATTATAATAACTACTAGAGATAAACATTTTCTAGACGTACTTCATGTGAATAAAACTTTCACGGTTCCAGAAATGAATCCAGATGAAGGTCTTGAGCTCTTTTGTCGGCATGCCTTTCAAAAAGGTTGTCCTAATAAACGATATCTTGAACTCTCGAAAAAGGTAGTTTTTTATAGTGGAGGTTTGCCACTGGCACTTAAAGTTTTAGGCTCTTTCTTGGTTGAAAGAACCATAGCAGAGTGGGAAAGCCAATTGGAGGAATTGGAAGGAATCCCTCCTAAAGATATTCTAAAAAAACTGAGAATAAGCTATGACAGTCTAGATCATATCGAGAAGTGTATATTCCTTGATATATCTTGTTTCTTCATTGGAATAAACAAAGACCAGGTCAGAAAAATATTAGATGGATGTGGCTTTAAAGCAGAAATAAAAATCAGTGTCCTCCTTCAGAAGTGCCTTGTAACTGTTAATGAAGAGAACCAGCTAACGATGCATGATCTACTTCGAGACATGGGCAGAGCAATCTCTCAAGAAGGTGACCCAGAAGACCGGAGTAGATTGTGGCTCAGCCCTGAAGATTTGACAGATGTATTGGAAGACAAATCT GGAACTAAAGTTGAAAGACTTGCTCTAAATCTGCGAAGCTCGGAAAAGGCTAGTTTCGGTACTGAAGCATTTAGCAAAATGAGAAAACTGAAATTGCTCCAGCTCAACTATGCAGAGCTCACGGGAGAGTACAAATTTCTTTCCAAAAATTTAAGATGGTTGTGCTGGCATGGATTCCTTCTAGATTCGATACCAGGCGACTTTGATCTAAGAAGCCTAGTTGCTATGGACCTGCAGTTTAGCAAACTCAAAATAGTTTGGAAGGATTGCAAG ttgcttgagaagttgacAATCATTAATCTGAGTCATTCTCATGATCTAACAACATCACCAGACTTTTCAAAAGTCCCAAATCTCGAGGAGTTGATATTGGAATGTACGAGTTTGTCTGATGTCCATGAATCTATTGGTGATCTCAAAAGACTTGCTTTGGTAAATCTTGAACACTGCAAAATGCTTAAAGATCTCCCACTGAATTTATATAGATCCAAGTCTATTGAAACTCTTCTACTTAATGGTTGTTCAAGCTTTGAAAACTTGGCTGAGGGCTTAGGGGACATGGTATCATTGAGAACTCTGGAAGCAGACGATACAGCTGTGACAAAAATACCATCTTCCATAGTAAAATTGAAGAACCTGAGATCTTTATCTCTATGTGGTTTGGAACGGTTAACTGGCTTTTTGCCCCATTCTTACCTGAGATCAACTGGTTTTTTGCCCCCTTTGTTAGATGGCTTAAACTCTTTAAGAAAATTAGCTCTTGCAAACTGCAGTTTAACTGATGATGAACTCCCTAAGGATCTCGGGAGCCTAAGTTCGTTAGAACATTTAGATTGTGGACAAAATTCTTTTTGTAGACTGCCAAGCCTAAGTGGTCTTTCAAAGCTggaatatttatgtttaaatgACTGCAGAAAACTTCGTGAAATCCCAGAATTACCGACAAATCTGAAAGTTCTGAGAGGGTTTGGCTGCACAGCATTGGAAACAATGCCAGATTTTTCAGAAATGTCAAGTATAAGAGAACTGTATTTATCTGATTCGTCCAAACTCACTGAGATTCCTGGCCTGGATAAGTCATTAAACTCCGTGACAAGGATTCATATGGAAGGCTGCACCAATCTCACCAccaatttcagaaataaaatcctacag GGATGGACTTCTTGCGGATTTGGAGGCATTTATCTTGAAGGATTATATGGTATTCCTAAGTGGTTCTTCTTGGTCGGTAATGAGTACAATGAAGTGGATTTTGAAGTGCCCCAAATTTTCAGTTGGGATTTAAAAGGGTTAACGTTGTGTTGCGTTTACTCTTCAGacaacccaaaaccaaaagatGGTCTTGGCATTATGGTTAGAAATGTAACGCAGGGAACTACTTTGCACACCTGGCCAGCAATTGCCTCGGTAAAAACAGACAGTAAACCTGAAGATGATTATCTTTGGCAGGGACAACTATCGAACGATATGCTCAGTTTGCAAGTTGGGGATAAAGTCTTGCTTTCTGTATTTGCTACAGTTGATTTTGTGATAGTGAAGAAAGCAGCGGTCAATCTAGAATGGGACAAAGTTATGAAGGAAAATATGCATGATTCGGATCCTCATCTATATGATTTGTCGAGAGCTCCAGATGAGGCAGGACCAAGCCAAGTCGAACCATTGAGAGAATTAGTTCTCGCAAGCTGCAATTTTGATATTGatttatctaaaaaaattgaaaaagcaGGTTCTACAGATGTTGGCATGATTGGTATTTGGGGGATGGGCGGCATTGGAAAAACAGCGCTTGCCAAAACCATTTATAACGAATTTGAACGTATCTTTGAAGGTAGGAGTTTCCTTGCAAACGCGAGGGAAGTAATTGCACACCAACCCACTGCTGGTCTAGTTGGTTTGCTAGAACAACTTCTAAATGATATCTTGAAAAGCAAGGACCCCATAAAGGTTGATTCTGTTGAGGTAGGGATCGATATGATAAGAGCAAGACTTCGCCGTAAAAGAGCACTAGTCATAATTGACGATGCAGATGATCTACAGCAACTAAAAGCAATAGCTGGAGCTCGTGATTGGTTTGGTCCTGGAAGTAGAATTGTTATAACAACAAGAAATAAACATTTGCTAGAGCAAGTTGGAGTCGATAGCATGTATATGGCTGAAGAAATGGATGAAAAAGAAGCTCTAGAGCTTTGGCATGCCTTCGAAAGTGGTTATCCTAATCAAGAATATCTTGACCTCTCAAAACGTGTAATTCGTTACTGTCAAGGTTTGCCACTAGCACTTAAAGTTTTTGGGTCTTTTCTGAAGAAAAGAACCACAGCAGAGTGGGAAAGCCATTTGGAGAAATTGGAAAGAAGTCCTCCTGATGGAGATATTCAAAAAATATTCAGAATAAGCTTTGACAGCCTACCTGATGATACAACGAGAGAGATATTCCTTGATATATCTTGTTTCTTTATAGGAATGGACAAGGACTATGTAACACAAATATTGGATGGATGTGGCTTTTATGCAACGATACGAATCAGGGTTCTCATCGAACGGTGCCTTGTAACTGTTAGTGAGCAAAACGAGCTAATGATGCATGATTTGCTTCGAGACATGGGAAGAGAGATCGTTCGTAAAAATGCCCACGGTcaccctgaaaaatttagcaGATTGTGGAAACGTGAAGACGTAACAGATGTATTGAGCGATGAATTT GGaactaaaaaaattgcagGGGTTGCTCTACATTTGGATAAGAAATGGCATGGGCATTGGCATTCGTTTCGAGATTTGACTAGATTCAGTGCACAAGCATTTGCCAACATGAAAAAACTGAGGTTACTCCACCTCAGCGGAGTAGAGCTCACTGGAGAGTACAAAGATTTTCCCAAAGAGTTAATATGGTTGTGCTGGAAATATTTTCCTTTAGAGTCCATACCAGATGACTTTCCTACGCAACCAAAACTAGTTGCTTTAGACCTGCAGTATAGCAACCTCAAAATAGTTTGGAAGGATTGCAAG TTGCATCATAATTTGAAAATCCTTAATCTCAGTGGTTCCCGTCAGCTAACAAAATCACCAGACttttcaaaattcccaaaTCTCGAGAAGTTGATATTGAAAGGTTGTGGCAACTTATTTAAGGTTCACTCATCTATTGGGGATCTTGGAAGACTTTCTTTGGTAAATCTTGAAGACTGCAAAATGCTAAGGGATCTCCCactgaatttctataaatccAAGTCTATTGAAACTCTTATACTGAATGGTTGTTCAAGATTTCATAACTTGGCTGATGGCTTAGGGGACATGGTATCATTGACAATTTTGAAAGCAGATAACACGCGCATCAGACAAATTCCATCTTCCATAgtaaaattgaagaagttgAGAATTTTATCTCTATCTG GCTGCAGTTTAACTGAGTATGTAATCCCTGAGGATCTATGTAGCCTAATTTCCTTAGAAGATCTGCTTCTTGCAAACAATTACTTTCGTAGCCTACCAAGTCTCGCTGGTCTTTCAAAGCTCAAGGTCTTGTGTTTAAATGCATGCAGACAACTTCTTGCAATCCCAGATTTACCGAAGAATTTGTGTGTTCTGAAAGCAAATGGCTGCCGAGAATTGGAAACAATTCCAGATTTTTCAGAAATGTCGAATATGAGAGAATTGTATCTCTGTGATTCGTTCAAACTCACTGAGGTTCCAGGCTTGGATAAGTCATTAAACTCCATGACAAGGATTCATATGGAAGGCTGCACCAATCTGACTGCCGATTTTAGGAACAACATCCTCCAG GGATGGACGTCTTCCGGATTTGGtggaatctatatatataaagcaaaaggcagagaatggtga